Proteins encoded within one genomic window of Lysinibacillus sphaericus:
- a CDS encoding glycine--tRNA ligase: protein MANKSMETIVSLAKHRGFVFPGSEIYGGLANTWDYGPLGVELKNNVKKAWWQKFVQESEHNVGIDAAILMNPKAWVASGHVGNFNDPMVDCKACKARHRADKIIEDAALAKGDEIIVDGMTFDQMKETMVKYDVVCPDCGKADFTDIRQFNLMFKTFQGVTESSTNEIYLRPETAQGIFVNFKNVQRSMRKRTPFGIAQIGKSFRNEITPGNFTFRTREFEQMELEFFCKPGEDLEWHAYWKEFCKNWLLNLGMKEDSMRLRDHEEDELSHYSNATTDIEFKFPFGWGELWGVADRTDYDLKQHMEHSGEDFTYIDPVTNERYVPYCIEPSLGADRVTLAFLCDAYDEEELEGDDKRTVLRFHPALAPFKAAVLPLSKKLSDEAADVWSALRKSFPVDFDESQSIGKRYRRQDEIGTPFCITFDFDSKEDGQVTVRHRDSMEQVRMPIADVKAYIEKHLQF from the coding sequence ATGGCTAACAAATCAATGGAAACAATTGTATCTTTAGCAAAGCATCGTGGCTTTGTCTTCCCGGGTTCTGAAATCTACGGAGGTTTAGCAAATACTTGGGATTATGGTCCACTGGGTGTGGAATTAAAAAACAATGTCAAAAAAGCTTGGTGGCAAAAATTTGTCCAAGAATCTGAACATAATGTTGGAATCGATGCGGCTATCCTGATGAATCCAAAAGCATGGGTTGCATCTGGTCACGTTGGCAACTTCAACGACCCAATGGTAGACTGTAAAGCTTGTAAAGCGCGTCACCGTGCAGATAAAATCATTGAAGATGCTGCGCTAGCAAAAGGTGATGAAATTATCGTTGATGGTATGACATTCGATCAAATGAAAGAAACAATGGTGAAATACGATGTTGTCTGCCCTGATTGCGGCAAAGCAGATTTCACTGATATTCGTCAGTTCAACTTAATGTTTAAAACATTCCAAGGTGTAACAGAATCTTCAACAAACGAAATTTACCTTCGTCCAGAAACAGCACAAGGAATTTTCGTTAACTTTAAAAACGTACAACGTTCTATGCGTAAACGTACACCATTTGGTATCGCACAAATCGGGAAGTCTTTCCGTAACGAAATTACGCCAGGGAACTTCACATTCCGTACTCGTGAATTTGAACAAATGGAGCTTGAATTTTTCTGCAAGCCTGGTGAAGATCTTGAGTGGCATGCCTATTGGAAAGAATTCTGTAAAAACTGGTTGTTAAACTTAGGTATGAAAGAAGATTCTATGCGTCTACGTGACCACGAGGAAGATGAATTATCGCATTACTCAAATGCAACAACTGATATCGAATTTAAATTCCCATTCGGCTGGGGCGAGCTTTGGGGTGTAGCTGATCGTACAGACTACGACTTAAAACAACATATGGAACATTCAGGCGAAGATTTCACTTATATTGATCCAGTAACAAACGAGCGTTATGTACCATATTGTATCGAACCATCTTTAGGTGCTGACCGTGTGACATTAGCATTTTTATGTGACGCCTATGATGAAGAAGAGCTTGAAGGTGATGACAAACGTACAGTATTACGTTTCCACCCTGCTTTAGCACCATTTAAAGCAGCTGTTCTTCCACTTTCTAAAAAATTATCTGATGAAGCTGCAGATGTATGGTCAGCGTTACGCAAATCATTCCCTGTTGATTTTGATGAGTCTCAATCAATCGGTAAACGCTACCGCCGTCAAGACGAAATCGGTACGCCATTCTGTATTACATTCGATTTCGATTCAAAAGAAGATGGTCAAGTAACTGTTCGTCATCGTGATTCAATGGAACAAGTACGTATGCCAATCGCTGATGTGAAAGCATATATCGAAAAGCATCTTCAATTTTAA
- a CDS encoding helix-turn-helix transcriptional regulator, whose translation MSPIELNKRQEDILQIVKENGPITGEHIAERLNLTRATLRPDLAILTMAGFLDARPRVGYFYSGKKTSVTLTDSINNLKVKDFHSGPVVVPETMTVYDAICFMFSEDVGTLFVVDKNEFLTGVLSRKDLLRTSIGTQDLNKIPVHIIMTRMPNISYCERSDSLVVAANKLIEREVDSLPVIEPQEGGLTIVGRLTKTTITRAFLSLAQNV comes from the coding sequence GTGAGTCCAATCGAACTCAATAAACGTCAGGAAGACATTTTACAAATTGTGAAAGAGAACGGCCCGATAACAGGGGAACATATTGCAGAACGTCTCAATCTGACAAGAGCGACTTTAAGACCAGATTTAGCCATTTTGACAATGGCTGGCTTTTTAGATGCTAGACCAAGAGTTGGTTATTTCTATTCTGGTAAAAAAACATCCGTAACATTAACGGATAGCATTAACAATTTAAAAGTTAAAGATTTTCACTCTGGACCTGTTGTTGTACCTGAAACAATGACGGTGTATGATGCCATTTGCTTCATGTTTTCAGAGGATGTCGGGACCCTTTTCGTTGTCGATAAAAACGAATTTTTGACAGGTGTTCTGTCTCGTAAAGATTTACTGCGTACAAGTATTGGCACGCAGGATTTAAATAAAATTCCTGTACATATTATTATGACACGAATGCCAAATATCTCGTACTGTGAAAGATCCGATTCGTTAGTTGTTGCAGCTAATAAGCTAATAGAACGAGAAGTAGATTCATTACCGGTAATCGAACCACAAGAGGGTGGATTGACGATTGTAGGTCGTCTTACTAAAACGACCATTACACGTGCTTTCCTGTCGCTTGCGCAAAATGTCTAA
- a CDS encoding pyruvate, water dikinase regulatory protein: MKRLRVFVVSDSVGETGDQVAKAVISQFRPGLENTIIRRFPHIQTEELVRKIVCLAAKQKAFVVYTLVRQDMRTLLHDLCEKEKVHAVDILGPALKSMATFMEEMPLETPGIVHQLDDDYFKKIEAIEFAVKYDDGRDPRGLLQADIVLVGVSRTSKTPLSQYLAHKRYKVANVPLVPEVAPPEELFKIDPKKCFGLVISPDKLNSIRKERLMTLGLNDDAIYAQHVRILEEIQHFEQVVEKIGCKVIDVTNKAVEETANIIIEQLASCK; the protein is encoded by the coding sequence ATGAAAAGACTACGAGTTTTTGTTGTATCTGATTCAGTCGGCGAAACTGGGGATCAAGTAGCCAAAGCCGTAATTAGCCAGTTCCGACCAGGCTTGGAAAATACGATTATTCGGCGCTTTCCACATATTCAAACAGAGGAGCTTGTTCGAAAAATTGTGTGCCTCGCTGCAAAACAGAAGGCATTTGTTGTCTATACACTTGTTCGACAAGACATGCGTACATTACTACATGATTTATGTGAGAAAGAAAAAGTACATGCTGTAGATATTTTAGGACCAGCGTTGAAATCGATGGCAACCTTTATGGAAGAAATGCCATTAGAGACACCGGGCATTGTGCATCAACTTGATGACGACTATTTTAAAAAAATTGAGGCGATAGAATTTGCGGTGAAATACGATGATGGCAGAGATCCACGAGGCTTATTGCAAGCTGATATTGTACTTGTGGGTGTTTCACGTACATCAAAAACGCCTCTTTCACAGTATTTAGCACATAAACGTTATAAGGTGGCAAATGTACCATTAGTCCCGGAGGTCGCGCCACCAGAAGAATTATTTAAAATCGATCCGAAGAAATGCTTTGGTTTAGTTATCTCTCCTGATAAATTAAATTCAATACGAAAAGAAAGATTAATGACATTAGGGTTAAATGATGATGCCATCTATGCTCAGCATGTCCGTATTTTAGAGGAGATTCAACATTTTGAACAAGTTGTTGAGAAAATAGGTTGTAAAGTGATTGATGTAACAAATAAAGCTGTAGAGGAAACAGCGAATATTATTATTGAACAGCTAGCAAGTTGTAAATAA
- the dnaG gene encoding DNA primase: MVMNLAGKIPEEVIEQIRTQSDIVDVISEYMQLTKRGRNWFGLCPFHGEQTPSFSVSTDKQIFHCFGCGAGGNAITFVMDIEGISFPDAVVKLGERVGVHLDVGPTLPQATTKISKAEERMKEAHAFAADFFHHLLLNTEDGEEPLNYLLERGFTRELIESNSIGWSLPSFDALTILLERKGYNLQEIADSGLVIKREGEERYFDRFRGRIMFPIRDENGKIIAFSGRILSSTGEEAKYLNSPESPIFQKSEVLYNLDKARTSIRKNRQVVLMEGFMDVLAATSVGVTNAVATMGTSLTNQHITKLKRLVEQVTICYDGDNAGFDAAKRAAQLLQTERMKVNIAVIPDKLDPDEYIQSLGGQAFKEQILENPHTYIAFMMMHARRNKNFQFENDTLQYIQEVLEQLVGSSSPIERDLYIRQLSNETTISEEAIYAQFRKLEANQVRTAKVEMPTHTPSMPVTQRQKPMDAAERAERLLLAHMLHNIDVVDRVLRSEQKEPFVRDAYMAVFVRLVGFYEEYGHPDYQRFVEILDDAELRKIVMEAALVERDPDQAESEVTDSIRQLQKYRIEQEIHQKMHESKEAEKMHEYARALEIAQQIIHLRKSLSAI; encoded by the coding sequence ATGGTGATGAATTTGGCAGGGAAAATACCAGAAGAAGTGATTGAGCAGATTCGTACACAATCGGATATTGTCGATGTTATTAGCGAATATATGCAGCTAACAAAGCGCGGGCGCAATTGGTTTGGTCTCTGTCCTTTTCATGGAGAACAAACGCCATCTTTTTCTGTGTCAACCGACAAACAGATTTTTCATTGTTTTGGTTGCGGTGCAGGCGGTAATGCCATTACTTTCGTCATGGATATCGAAGGGATTTCTTTCCCAGATGCAGTCGTCAAACTAGGTGAACGTGTGGGTGTACATTTAGATGTTGGTCCAACTTTGCCTCAAGCGACGACAAAGATTTCAAAAGCGGAAGAAAGGATGAAAGAAGCACATGCTTTTGCGGCAGATTTTTTTCATCATTTATTGCTGAACACAGAAGATGGGGAAGAGCCTTTAAATTATTTGCTAGAAAGAGGATTTACAAGGGAACTTATCGAATCTAATAGCATTGGATGGTCTCTCCCAAGCTTTGATGCATTAACGATATTGCTTGAAAGAAAAGGTTATAACTTACAAGAAATCGCAGATAGTGGTCTAGTAATCAAACGTGAAGGAGAAGAACGCTATTTTGATCGTTTTCGGGGACGTATTATGTTTCCAATTCGTGATGAGAACGGTAAAATTATTGCCTTCTCAGGGCGAATTCTGTCATCGACAGGTGAAGAGGCAAAATATTTAAATAGTCCAGAATCACCAATTTTTCAAAAGAGTGAAGTGCTATATAACCTAGACAAAGCACGAACCTCTATTAGAAAAAATCGTCAAGTAGTGTTGATGGAAGGTTTTATGGATGTTTTAGCTGCAACTTCAGTTGGTGTAACAAATGCCGTAGCAACAATGGGTACTTCGCTTACGAATCAGCATATCACAAAGCTAAAGCGCTTAGTAGAGCAAGTTACGATTTGCTATGACGGTGATAATGCTGGATTTGATGCGGCGAAACGAGCGGCACAGTTATTACAAACGGAGCGCATGAAAGTGAATATTGCGGTGATACCAGATAAACTAGATCCTGATGAGTATATTCAAAGTCTAGGTGGACAGGCTTTTAAGGAACAGATTTTGGAAAACCCACATACGTATATTGCTTTTATGATGATGCATGCTAGACGAAATAAGAATTTTCAGTTTGAAAATGATACGCTTCAATATATTCAAGAAGTACTCGAACAATTAGTGGGTAGCTCCTCACCGATTGAACGAGATTTGTATATCCGACAGCTATCGAATGAAACAACGATTTCGGAAGAAGCAATTTATGCCCAATTCCGAAAACTAGAGGCAAATCAGGTACGCACTGCGAAAGTGGAAATGCCAACGCATACACCTTCGATGCCAGTCACGCAGCGACAAAAGCCTATGGACGCAGCAGAACGTGCCGAACGTTTATTACTGGCTCATATGCTTCATAATATAGATGTAGTGGACAGGGTATTACGTAGTGAGCAAAAAGAGCCTTTTGTACGAGATGCATATATGGCAGTTTTTGTTCGATTGGTAGGATTTTATGAGGAATATGGTCATCCAGATTATCAGCGCTTTGTCGAGATATTAGATGACGCTGAATTACGCAAAATTGTGATGGAAGCTGCTTTAGTGGAAAGGGATCCAGACCAAGCAGAGTCAGAGGTTACAGATTCTATTCGACAGCTTCAAAAATATAGAATTGAGCAGGAAATTCATCAAAAGATGCATGAGTCAAAGGAAGCGGAGAAGATGCACGAGTATGCGCGTGCACTTGAAATCGCCCAACAGATTATTCATTTAAGAAAATCGTTATCGGCGATTTAA
- the rpoD gene encoding RNA polymerase sigma factor RpoD: MADKSERSKEVEVEITLDEAKKLLQEKAKTEGEISMKEISEKLLPYELENEEVFHFAEDLEKHKDIQIIGKEEFEEESLMKEEANEETFDLNDLSVPPGVKINDPVRMYLKEIGRVDLLSAEQEIALAERIEQGDEEARKRLAEANLRLVVSIAKRYVGRGMLFLDLIQEGNMGLIKAVEKFDYRKGFKFSTYATWWIRQAITRAIADQARTIRIPVHMVETINKLIRVQRQLLQDLGREPSPEEIGEEMDLTPEKVREILKIAQEPVSLETPIGEEDDSHLGDFIEDSEAQSPSDHAAYELLKEQLEDVLDTLTDREENVLRLRFGLDDGRTRTLEEVGKVFGVTRERIRQIEAKALRKLRHPSRSKRLKDFLE, from the coding sequence ATGGCGGACAAGTCTGAACGTTCAAAAGAGGTAGAAGTAGAAATTACATTAGATGAAGCAAAAAAATTACTACAAGAAAAGGCGAAAACAGAAGGTGAAATTTCAATGAAAGAAATTTCAGAGAAATTACTGCCTTATGAGTTGGAAAATGAAGAAGTTTTTCATTTCGCTGAAGATCTTGAAAAACATAAAGACATTCAAATTATCGGTAAAGAAGAATTTGAAGAAGAAAGCTTAATGAAAGAAGAAGCTAACGAAGAAACGTTCGATTTAAATGATTTAAGCGTACCACCAGGGGTAAAAATTAATGATCCTGTTCGTATGTATTTGAAAGAGATTGGTCGTGTAGATTTACTTTCTGCTGAGCAAGAAATTGCACTGGCAGAACGTATTGAGCAAGGGGATGAAGAAGCGCGTAAACGTTTAGCTGAAGCGAATTTACGTCTTGTTGTATCAATCGCCAAACGCTATGTGGGCCGTGGAATGTTATTCCTTGATTTAATTCAAGAGGGGAATATGGGACTTATTAAGGCAGTTGAAAAATTCGACTATCGTAAAGGTTTTAAGTTCTCCACTTATGCAACATGGTGGATTCGTCAAGCGATTACACGTGCGATAGCGGACCAAGCACGTACAATACGTATCCCTGTGCACATGGTAGAAACAATTAACAAATTAATTCGTGTGCAACGTCAATTATTACAGGACTTAGGTCGTGAACCGTCTCCAGAAGAAATTGGCGAGGAAATGGATTTAACACCTGAAAAAGTACGTGAAATTTTAAAAATCGCGCAAGAACCAGTATCTCTTGAAACGCCAATCGGTGAAGAAGACGATTCACATTTAGGGGACTTCATTGAAGACTCAGAGGCTCAATCTCCTTCTGATCATGCAGCCTATGAATTGTTAAAAGAACAGCTAGAAGATGTATTAGATACATTAACAGACCGTGAAGAAAACGTACTACGTTTACGTTTTGGCTTAGATGATGGACGTACACGCACGTTAGAAGAAGTAGGGAAAGTATTTGGTGTAACACGTGAACGTATTCGTCAAATTGAGGCAAAAGCACTTCGTAAATTGCGCCACCCTTCTCGCAGTAAACGTTTAAAAGATTTCTTAGAGTAA
- the cccA gene encoding cytochrome c550, producing MKNNPVVPYILILAFGIGLIFFMSLQGADNKKEIAAEQEGGGETTEANDDGSALVQTCIGCHGGDLTGGVGPNLHGLDEARIVDVLTNGIEGTPMTPGMKNEAEAKAIAEYISTLK from the coding sequence ATGAAAAACAATCCAGTCGTTCCTTACATCTTGATTCTGGCATTTGGTATAGGTCTTATTTTCTTCATGTCTTTACAAGGCGCAGATAACAAGAAAGAAATTGCTGCTGAACAAGAGGGCGGTGGCGAAACTACAGAAGCTAATGATGATGGTTCTGCATTAGTACAAACTTGTATCGGTTGTCACGGTGGTGACTTAACTGGTGGTGTTGGTCCAAACCTACACGGTTTAGATGAAGCTCGTATCGTAGACGTGTTAACAAACGGTATCGAAGGCACACCTATGACACCAGGAATGAAAAACGAAGCGGAAGCAAAAGCAATCGCTGAGTACATTTCTACTCTAAAATAG